One window from the genome of Bacillus tianshenii encodes:
- the obgE gene encoding GTPase ObgE, protein MFVDQVKIYVKAGDGGNGIVAFRREKYVPKGGPAGGDGGNGADVVFEVDEGLRTLMDFRYQRHFKASRGENGMSKSKHGKNADDLIVKVPPGTVISDQDTGEKLADLTQHEQRAVIAHGGRGGRGNIRFKSPANTAPEIAENGEPGQERNITLELKLLADVGLVGFPSVGKSTLLSVVSSAKPKIAEYHFTTIVPNLGMVETDDGRSFVMADLPGLIEGAHQGVGLGHQFLRHIERTRVIVHVIDMSGMEGRDPYDDFLKINDELKEYNLRLTERPQIVAANKMDLPNAEENLQAFKEKVGEDVPVYPISAATQQGMRDMLFHVADLLEQTSEFPLFEEEEEEHVLYKHVASPQEFTITRDDDGAYVISGSKIERLFKMTNFNHDESIRRFARQLRSFGVDDALRERGAKDGDTVRLLEYEFEFVD, encoded by the coding sequence ATGTTTGTCGACCAGGTCAAGATATATGTGAAAGCAGGCGATGGTGGGAATGGGATTGTAGCCTTCCGTCGTGAGAAATACGTACCAAAGGGCGGACCAGCCGGTGGTGACGGAGGAAACGGCGCAGATGTTGTTTTCGAAGTTGACGAAGGCCTACGTACGTTAATGGACTTCCGCTATCAAAGACATTTCAAAGCATCACGCGGTGAAAATGGAATGTCAAAGAGCAAGCACGGTAAAAACGCCGATGATTTAATTGTAAAAGTACCACCTGGAACAGTTATTTCTGACCAGGATACAGGTGAGAAGCTTGCTGACTTAACTCAGCATGAACAGCGTGCTGTCATTGCCCATGGCGGACGCGGCGGACGCGGTAATATTCGATTCAAATCACCTGCAAATACAGCGCCTGAAATTGCTGAGAATGGTGAGCCGGGACAAGAGCGAAACATAACGCTTGAGTTGAAGCTGCTTGCTGATGTTGGGCTTGTCGGTTTTCCAAGCGTCGGAAAATCAACCCTTCTATCTGTTGTTTCATCAGCAAAGCCGAAAATTGCTGAATATCATTTTACAACGATTGTCCCGAACCTTGGGATGGTTGAAACAGATGATGGGCGGAGCTTCGTCATGGCTGACTTGCCAGGCTTAATTGAAGGTGCACATCAAGGGGTCGGACTTGGGCATCAGTTCCTGCGTCACATTGAGCGCACGCGTGTTATCGTTCATGTTATCGATATGTCCGGTATGGAAGGCCGTGACCCATACGATGATTTCTTGAAGATTAATGATGAACTGAAGGAATATAACCTTCGCTTAACAGAGCGTCCGCAAATTGTTGCTGCGAATAAGATGGACTTGCCGAACGCAGAAGAGAACTTACAAGCATTCAAAGAAAAAGTCGGTGAAGATGTACCTGTGTACCCAATTTCAGCGGCAACACAACAAGGGATGCGTGATATGCTGTTCCATGTGGCAGATCTACTTGAACAAACATCTGAATTTCCGTTATTTGAGGAAGAGGAAGAAGAACACGTTTTATACAAGCATGTGGCAAGTCCACAAGAATTCACGATTACGCGTGATGATGACGGTGCTTATGTCATCTCAGGCTCTAAGATTGAACGCTTGTTTAAGATGACAAACTTTAATCACGATGAGTCGATTCGCCGATTTGCACGTCAGCTTCGTTCATTTGGTGTGGACGATGCCTTGCGTGAACGAGGAGCGAAAGACGGCGATACCGTTCGCTTGTTAGAGTATGAATTTGAATTCGTAGATTAA
- the pheA gene encoding prephenate dehydratase, translated as MAITVGYLGPKGTFTKLAVQQVFSEENSVSYETIPACIDAVKNGEIDFGVVPLENAIEGSVNLTIDYIIHEQQLPIVGEIIVPIRQHLMVHPNNREGWTTIESVHSHSHAIAQCHQYLHKHLPKVNFHYTKSTGAAAEFVHEHPDLRAAAIGNELAAKEYGLEIVQHDIHDYDNNHTRFVILHRQEVVPETKVEHQGYRTTFMVTLPSDYAGALHQVLSAFAWRKLNLSKIESRPMKTGLGNYFFIIDVEMKMDDVLLPSVKAELEVLGCTVKVLGSYPYYKVGQRIANGS; from the coding sequence ATGGCCATAACAGTCGGATACCTAGGTCCAAAGGGAACATTTACAAAGCTAGCAGTGCAGCAAGTCTTTTCAGAGGAAAATTCCGTTTCATATGAGACGATTCCTGCTTGTATTGATGCCGTGAAGAATGGAGAGATTGACTTTGGCGTTGTGCCGCTTGAGAATGCGATCGAGGGCTCAGTCAACTTAACGATCGACTACATCATACATGAGCAGCAGCTTCCGATTGTTGGAGAGATTATTGTACCGATTCGTCAGCATTTGATGGTCCATCCTAATAACAGAGAAGGCTGGACAACGATTGAGTCAGTTCATTCTCATTCACATGCGATTGCACAATGTCACCAATATTTACATAAGCACCTTCCGAAAGTGAATTTTCATTATACAAAGTCAACAGGTGCGGCGGCTGAATTTGTGCATGAGCACCCTGACTTACGGGCAGCTGCGATTGGTAACGAGCTTGCGGCAAAGGAATATGGGCTTGAAATCGTTCAACATGATATTCATGATTATGATAACAACCATACGCGGTTTGTGATTTTGCATCGTCAGGAAGTCGTTCCCGAAACGAAAGTTGAACACCAAGGTTATCGCACTACATTTATGGTCACCCTTCCATCCGATTATGCCGGTGCTCTTCATCAAGTATTGTCAGCCTTTGCTTGGCGTAAATTGAATTTATCTAAAATTGAATCCCGTCCGATGAAAACAGGACTCGGAAATTATTTCTTTATTATAGATGTCGAAATGAAAATGGATGACGTGTTACTTCCAAGTGTGAAAGCAGAATTAGAAGTACTTGGCTGCACAGTAAAAGTCCTCGGAAGCTACCCATACTATAAGGTTGGACAACGGATCGCAAATGGTAGTTAA
- a CDS encoding GvpL/GvpF family gas vesicle protein, with protein MEEGQTLYIYGIIPVEEVVQASLAPFETFSNDQFAVVYTDKGITYEEYYQVLSRLHSTFTLLPMPYGTMYSSLAECENVLHTYKEQIEEKHRLIKGRDEWTFIIYTDDSAWEYMMDERYPEIERQYKELEELPAGERFFEKKKIEKTVVEAIEMEKAKVCQRLHMELMAISDGYIELDLLSRQESGLTDDMVWHGTYLISCQSAEGLVQMVDEWSIELKSLGIMPECKGPFPAVTFAKLPEQF; from the coding sequence ATGGAGGAGGGTCAAACACTATACATATATGGAATTATTCCTGTAGAAGAAGTCGTCCAAGCTTCTTTAGCTCCGTTTGAAACTTTTAGCAATGACCAATTTGCTGTCGTGTATACAGATAAAGGTATAACATATGAAGAGTATTACCAAGTCCTTTCACGCCTCCATTCTACTTTCACTCTGTTACCGATGCCATATGGGACGATGTACTCTTCATTGGCGGAGTGTGAAAACGTACTACATACTTATAAAGAACAAATTGAAGAAAAGCATCGCCTTATTAAAGGGAGGGATGAATGGACGTTTATCATCTACACGGATGACAGCGCGTGGGAATATATGATGGATGAGCGCTATCCTGAAATCGAGCGACAATACAAAGAGTTGGAAGAACTGCCAGCTGGAGAGCGTTTTTTCGAGAAAAAGAAAATTGAAAAAACAGTTGTCGAAGCGATTGAAATGGAGAAAGCAAAAGTGTGTCAACGATTACATATGGAGCTTATGGCGATTAGTGACGGTTATATAGAGCTGGATTTATTAAGCAGACAAGAGTCTGGCCTTACGGATGATATGGTGTGGCACGGAACGTATTTAATCAGCTGCCAATCAGCTGAAGGGCTTGTTCAAATGGTTGATGAGTGGAGTATTGAATTAAAGTCACTTGGCATTATGCCAGAATGCAAAGGTCCATTCCCTGCTGTAACATTTGCAAAGCTGCCAGAACAGTTTTAG
- a CDS encoding phosphotransferase, whose protein sequence is MTKHARDDFFRNRLFLSELTGFEVDEVQIVRPYVIKLYCKEGSYMIKGFPSHTRLHSQIALTNALKETAFTHTYQFIPFANGKLHIQLNDKDWAMTPFIKHGHSFLYSKSRDRNDGAALLRAFHHALADVPSEVKQQFPKFLLLEKWSERYTTFYQYAHLFAAYLGKQVVHELLQWGYWSMAALQGTKLPQLERKAQDNGYLIHGDTAEHNFIRSVSGKLYLIDFDLAAIAPSEYDFLQYANRILPHLEWSLTALSKNSSFPQVASEKWFIAALVYPTDLFREWNRSIRGKGSKKKIKQLQQWTLKEYHARKLFVEEIQAMIR, encoded by the coding sequence ATGACGAAGCATGCCAGAGACGATTTCTTTAGAAATCGTCTCTTTTTATCGGAGCTTACAGGGTTTGAGGTAGATGAGGTCCAAATCGTCCGGCCTTATGTTATAAAGCTTTACTGTAAGGAAGGAAGTTATATGATTAAAGGCTTCCCTTCTCATACACGCTTACACTCACAAATAGCGCTAACGAATGCATTAAAAGAAACAGCGTTTACTCATACGTATCAATTTATCCCATTTGCAAATGGAAAGCTTCATATTCAACTGAACGATAAGGATTGGGCGATGACTCCGTTTATTAAGCATGGCCATTCCTTTCTTTATTCGAAAAGTCGTGACCGAAATGATGGTGCAGCACTGTTGAGAGCTTTTCATCATGCATTGGCAGATGTTCCAAGTGAAGTGAAGCAGCAGTTTCCAAAGTTTTTATTACTTGAAAAATGGAGTGAGCGCTACACGACATTTTATCAGTATGCCCATCTTTTTGCAGCGTACTTAGGCAAGCAGGTTGTCCATGAATTGTTGCAATGGGGTTATTGGAGTATGGCAGCCTTGCAAGGTACAAAGCTCCCTCAGCTTGAACGAAAAGCACAAGATAACGGCTATCTCATTCATGGAGATACAGCTGAGCATAATTTTATTCGCAGTGTCTCGGGCAAACTGTATTTAATTGATTTTGACCTTGCGGCTATTGCTCCGTCTGAATATGATTTCCTGCAGTACGCGAATCGTATTCTGCCTCATTTAGAGTGGTCATTAACCGCTCTGAGTAAAAATTCTTCCTTTCCGCAGGTAGCGTCAGAGAAGTGGTTTATCGCAGCCCTCGTCTATCCAACAGATCTTTTTCGTGAATGGAATCGGTCGATTCGTGGTAAAGGATCTAAGAAGAAAATTAAACAGCTTCAACAGTGGACATTGAAAGAGTATCATGCTCGGAAATTGTTTGTTGAAGAAATTCAAGCTATGATAAGATAA
- the ruvA gene encoding Holliday junction branch migration protein RuvA, whose product MIAFIEGMIEYVSPESIIVDTGGLGYEVFCPNPFVFQKKLNERVKVFTYHYVREDTQALYGFETREEKVLFMKLLSVSGIGPKGALAILASGAPEQVVGAIEEENDKYLTKFPGVGKKTARQMILDLKGKLDDLFPDAFPNLFAQDEKHQTTGVNSEQLDEAIEALKVLGYSERELKKVIPKLAEKEQTTDQYVKEALRLLLK is encoded by the coding sequence TTGATCGCGTTTATTGAAGGTATGATTGAATATGTCAGTCCTGAATCGATTATTGTTGATACAGGCGGACTTGGCTATGAAGTGTTCTGTCCGAATCCGTTTGTCTTTCAGAAGAAATTAAATGAACGAGTTAAAGTGTTTACATATCATTATGTACGTGAAGATACGCAAGCATTGTACGGGTTTGAAACACGCGAGGAGAAAGTGCTTTTCATGAAATTGTTAAGTGTTTCAGGCATCGGGCCAAAGGGTGCGCTTGCAATTCTTGCTTCAGGTGCACCTGAACAAGTTGTAGGTGCAATTGAAGAGGAAAATGACAAGTACTTAACGAAGTTTCCTGGTGTCGGAAAGAAAACGGCACGTCAGATGATCCTTGATTTGAAAGGCAAGCTTGATGATTTATTTCCAGATGCCTTTCCTAACCTTTTTGCACAGGATGAAAAGCATCAAACAACAGGCGTAAATTCTGAACAATTGGATGAAGCGATTGAAGCATTGAAGGTGCTAGGCTATTCCGAACGTGAATTGAAGAAGGTTATTCCAAAGCTTGCGGAGAAAGAACAAACAACGGATCAGTATGTGAAAGAAGCATTACGATTATTGTTGAAATAA
- a CDS encoding intercompartmental signaling factor BofC — protein MTARISKLQAALLLALGMLFGGVMTFFFLPMIHEVEAQPDTEKAAQPAQSEVVEQIAQPLSVEVTLQRHYMDGEMSEEKVTEIIWSMEDFWSAYADWQLVHQEGGQVIFRKQINDISPLLKANGYVGLDEQGVLTIFSGKPEQQKVIQSFFQIDVGKLESLQHQQLKNGIPIKTKKQYEDVIESFRKYTVNSKPY, from the coding sequence ATGACTGCTCGTATTTCAAAGCTACAGGCTGCTCTGTTGCTTGCGCTTGGGATGTTGTTTGGCGGGGTTATGACCTTTTTCTTTCTGCCGATGATTCATGAGGTTGAGGCTCAGCCTGATACAGAAAAAGCCGCACAGCCAGCACAGAGTGAGGTTGTTGAACAAATTGCTCAACCGCTAAGTGTAGAGGTGACCTTGCAGCGTCATTACATGGATGGGGAAATGAGCGAAGAAAAAGTAACCGAAATTATTTGGTCAATGGAAGATTTCTGGTCTGCTTACGCCGATTGGCAGCTTGTACATCAAGAAGGTGGTCAAGTCATTTTTCGCAAGCAGATTAACGATATTTCTCCTTTGCTGAAGGCAAACGGATATGTTGGATTAGATGAACAAGGCGTCTTGACAATCTTTTCAGGAAAACCCGAACAGCAGAAGGTTATTCAATCGTTCTTTCAAATTGATGTTGGGAAGCTTGAAAGTCTTCAGCATCAGCAGTTAAAGAACGGGATTCCAATTAAAACAAAGAAGCAGTATGAAGATGTAATAGAAAGTTTTCGTAAATATACAGTTAACTCTAAGCCCTACTGA
- the queA gene encoding tRNA preQ1(34) S-adenosylmethionine ribosyltransferase-isomerase QueA — MDVNLFDFYLPEELIAQVPLADRTASKLMVLDKETGQTKHETFKEILNYLNPGDCLVLNDTKVLPARLYGVKEETGAKIEVLLLKQIEGDMWETLVKPAKRVKEGTVISFGDGRLKAKCVGSNEHGGRNFEFMYDGIFYEVLDSLGEMPLPPYIKEQLDDRDRYQTVFARERGSAAAPTAGLHFTEELLETIREKGVHTAFITLHVGLGTFRPVSVENVEEHDMHGEFYQMTKGTAELLNTVREKGGRIISVGTTSTRTLETIASAYDGEFKEASGWTDIFIYPGYQFKGIDAMITNFHLPKSTLIMLVSALAGRENVLAAYQEAVEKKYRFFSFGDAMFITNQLEG, encoded by the coding sequence ATGGATGTCAATTTATTTGATTTTTATTTACCAGAAGAATTGATTGCACAAGTACCGCTTGCGGACCGAACAGCATCAAAGCTGATGGTATTAGATAAAGAAACAGGCCAAACGAAACATGAAACATTTAAAGAAATATTGAATTATTTGAACCCAGGTGATTGCCTCGTTTTAAACGATACAAAAGTGCTTCCGGCTCGGTTGTATGGTGTGAAAGAAGAAACGGGTGCGAAGATTGAAGTATTATTGTTAAAGCAAATTGAAGGTGACATGTGGGAAACACTTGTTAAGCCTGCGAAACGAGTGAAGGAAGGTACGGTTATTTCTTTTGGCGACGGACGTTTAAAGGCAAAGTGTGTTGGTTCAAACGAGCATGGCGGACGTAACTTTGAGTTTATGTATGACGGTATTTTTTATGAAGTGCTTGACTCTTTAGGAGAGATGCCGCTTCCGCCTTATATTAAGGAACAGCTTGATGACCGTGACAGGTATCAAACTGTATTTGCTCGAGAGCGCGGCTCAGCTGCTGCACCAACCGCAGGGCTTCATTTTACGGAAGAATTGTTAGAAACGATTCGTGAAAAAGGTGTGCACACGGCATTTATTACACTTCATGTCGGACTTGGTACATTCCGCCCTGTCAGCGTGGAGAACGTTGAAGAGCATGACATGCACGGTGAGTTCTATCAAATGACAAAAGGAACTGCAGAACTGCTGAATACTGTGCGTGAAAAAGGCGGCCGGATTATTTCAGTTGGTACGACGTCGACTCGGACCCTTGAAACGATCGCCTCTGCCTATGACGGTGAATTCAAAGAAGCATCAGGCTGGACGGATATCTTCATCTATCCGGGTTATCAGTTCAAAGGAATTGACGCGATGATTACGAATTTCCATTTACCGAAGTCCACACTTATTATGCTTGTCAGCGCACTTGCAGGCCGGGAGAATGTCTTAGCTGCTTATCAGGAAGCAGTTGAGAAGAAGTATCGCTTCTTCTCCTTTGGTGATGCGATGTTTATTACGAATCAGCTTGAAGGGTAA
- the nadE gene encoding NAD(+) synthase, protein MEQRIEKLVSWLREKVEGSGLNGLIVGVSGGIDSAVVAHLIKRAFPDNSLGVILPCKSNPGDEDDAKKVIDSCGIDSVTIDLSQTHEELFSSIEEQLTNKGEWHKDRAQMGDANLRARLRMSTLYAVANNYGYLVVGTDNAAEWHTGYFTKHGDGGVDLVPLVHFEKGEVREMASVLGVPSEIVEKKPSAGLWEGQTDENEMGTTYDTIDKYLRGEEIPEKDKEIIDRMHRNTAHKRALAASPPKF, encoded by the coding sequence ATGGAGCAAAGAATTGAAAAGCTTGTTTCATGGCTTAGAGAAAAAGTTGAAGGTTCGGGATTAAACGGCCTAATTGTAGGTGTCAGCGGTGGAATCGATTCAGCGGTTGTCGCCCACCTGATTAAACGCGCATTCCCTGACAATTCGTTAGGCGTTATTTTGCCGTGCAAAAGCAATCCTGGTGACGAGGATGATGCGAAGAAAGTAATCGATAGCTGTGGCATTGACAGCGTTACAATTGACCTTTCGCAAACACATGAAGAATTGTTTTCATCAATTGAAGAACAACTAACGAATAAAGGCGAATGGCACAAAGACCGCGCACAAATGGGTGATGCTAATTTACGTGCACGCCTGCGTATGAGTACACTATATGCAGTCGCAAACAATTATGGGTATCTTGTGGTTGGCACAGATAACGCGGCTGAATGGCATACAGGCTATTTTACAAAACACGGCGATGGCGGTGTTGATCTTGTACCACTTGTTCACTTTGAAAAAGGTGAAGTACGTGAAATGGCAAGTGTACTTGGCGTACCAAGTGAAATTGTTGAAAAGAAACCAAGTGCAGGCCTTTGGGAAGGTCAAACAGATGAAAATGAAATGGGAACGACTTACGACACAATTGACAAATACTTACGCGGTGAGGAAATTCCAGAAAAAGATAAAGAAATCATTGATCGCATGCACCGCAACACAGCACATAAACGTGCACTTGCGGCATCACCGCCAAAATTTTAA
- the ruvB gene encoding Holliday junction branch migration DNA helicase RuvB codes for MDERLVSAEAEIEEQSLEQSLRPQTLSQYIGQNKVKDNLNIFIEAAKMREETLDHVLLYGPPGLGKTTLAAIIANEMGVQLRTTSGPAIERPGDLAAILTALEPGDVLFIDEVHRLHRTVEEVLYPAMEDFCLDIVIGKGPSARSVRLDLPPFTLVGATTRAGMLSAPLRDRFGVLSRLEYYNVQDLTEIVERTADVFNVEIAETAAIEVARRSRGTPRVANRLLRRVRDFAQVQGDGSITAALAVDALEKLQVDRLGLDHIDHKLLLSMIEKFRGGPVGVDTIAASIGEESDTIEDVYEPYLMQIGFLQRTPRGRMVTAQVYEHFQMEVPTD; via the coding sequence GTGGATGAACGGCTAGTATCTGCAGAAGCGGAAATAGAAGAACAGTCACTGGAACAGTCATTACGACCGCAGACTTTATCACAATATATTGGCCAAAATAAAGTAAAAGATAACTTAAATATTTTCATAGAAGCAGCTAAGATGCGGGAGGAAACGCTGGATCATGTGTTATTATATGGCCCCCCAGGTCTTGGGAAGACGACATTAGCAGCGATTATTGCAAATGAAATGGGTGTGCAGCTGCGGACTACTTCAGGGCCTGCGATTGAACGGCCTGGTGATTTGGCAGCGATCTTAACAGCTCTGGAGCCAGGAGATGTGCTGTTTATTGATGAAGTGCATCGCCTGCATCGGACGGTGGAGGAAGTACTCTATCCTGCGATGGAAGACTTCTGTTTAGACATTGTAATCGGAAAGGGCCCAAGTGCCCGTTCTGTTCGCTTAGATTTGCCGCCGTTTACATTAGTCGGTGCGACAACCAGGGCAGGCATGCTGTCTGCGCCATTGCGTGACCGTTTCGGTGTGTTAAGCCGCTTAGAGTATTATAATGTCCAAGACTTAACAGAAATCGTCGAACGCACAGCAGATGTCTTTAACGTTGAGATTGCTGAAACGGCCGCAATTGAAGTGGCAAGACGCTCACGTGGGACACCGCGTGTTGCGAACAGGCTGCTGCGTCGTGTGCGTGATTTCGCTCAAGTACAAGGCGATGGTTCGATTACAGCAGCACTTGCAGTTGATGCACTTGAGAAATTACAAGTTGACCGTCTAGGACTTGACCATATTGACCATAAATTATTATTAAGCATGATCGAAAAATTCCGCGGCGGTCCTGTTGGTGTTGATACCATTGCTGCTTCAATTGGTGAGGAATCCGATACAATTGAAGATGTATATGAGCCATACTTAATGCAGATCGGTTTCTTACAGCGAACGCCGCGCGGGCGAATGGTAACAGCACAAGTGTATGAACATTTTCAAATGGAGGTGCCAACCGACTGA
- the safA gene encoding SafA/ExsA family spore coat assembly protein, with amino-acid sequence MKIHIVQKGDTLWKLSQKYGVDFDKLKSANSHLSNPDMIMPGMKIKIPTSSVPVKKEKMKQMAPVKGKTEYKPAISTEKALPKEMMPPKAKPAPQKKEAVKPVKMPEAPAPQPAPMQMPVMPMQMNYQTPEMQQQMYANYTFNLPQYPMMPMMMPMHMESSSHMESESSPHKKPAVQPEKMPEKKVAGVTQKEEMEDMKYQMPEMPQMPQMPQMPQVQGVEMEQMPMMQQPMMQQPMMQQPMMQQPMMQQPMMPQMPVSPYGCVPMGPMMPGTGLPGGYGGYPQAVSPAQYGGMPQYGQMPMMPGMMHGGMMPQYGQPQAVSPAMMDQMQMPQQQMMPQMGGYGGDCGCGDGGMMNPYYGGGYMREYDYLDEESE; translated from the coding sequence GTGAAGATTCATATCGTGCAAAAAGGGGATACACTTTGGAAGCTATCCCAAAAGTACGGAGTTGACTTTGATAAGTTAAAATCAGCGAACTCACATTTAAGTAACCCTGATATGATTATGCCCGGGATGAAAATTAAAATCCCGACATCAAGTGTGCCGGTGAAGAAAGAGAAAATGAAACAAATGGCTCCTGTAAAAGGAAAAACGGAATACAAACCGGCAATTAGTACGGAAAAGGCACTGCCGAAAGAAATGATGCCACCGAAAGCGAAGCCGGCGCCGCAGAAGAAAGAAGCTGTTAAGCCGGTAAAAATGCCAGAAGCACCTGCACCTCAGCCTGCACCAATGCAGATGCCTGTGATGCCGATGCAAATGAATTATCAAACACCCGAGATGCAGCAGCAAATGTATGCGAATTATACATTTAACCTGCCGCAGTACCCGATGATGCCGATGATGATGCCAATGCATATGGAAAGCTCGTCACATATGGAAAGTGAAAGCTCACCTCATAAGAAGCCAGCCGTACAACCAGAAAAAATGCCGGAAAAGAAAGTAGCCGGTGTGACACAGAAAGAGGAGATGGAAGATATGAAGTACCAAATGCCAGAAATGCCACAGATGCCGCAAATGCCGCAAATGCCCCAAGTACAAGGAGTTGAAATGGAACAAATGCCTATGATGCAGCAACCAATGATGCAGCAGCCAATGATGCAGCAACCAATGATGCAGCAGCCAATGATGCAACAACCGATGATGCCGCAGATGCCAGTTTCTCCTTATGGCTGTGTACCTATGGGGCCGATGATGCCAGGAACAGGACTTCCAGGAGGCTATGGTGGTTATCCGCAGGCAGTAAGCCCAGCACAATATGGAGGAATGCCGCAATACGGCCAAATGCCAATGATGCCTGGTATGATGCATGGTGGTATGATGCCTCAGTACGGTCAGCCGCAAGCGGTAAGCCCTGCGATGATGGACCAAATGCAAATGCCTCAGCAACAGATGATGCCACAAATGGGTGGTTACGGTGGCGATTGTGGCTGCGGTGATGGTGGGATGATGAATCCATACTATGGCGGCGGTTATATGCGCGAATATGATTATCTTGATGAGGAAAGCGAATAA
- a CDS encoding ACT domain-containing protein — protein MSEKDVQFYLVREDILPDAMKKTLEVKALLERGKTDSVAEAVQTVGLSRSAFYKYRDCIFPFHTMMKEKIISLFFHLEDRSGALSNLLAVVAEMGCNVLTIHQTIPLQGKANVTLSLNTQGMHSDLNALLSQLRQLEFVEKVEILGTGA, from the coding sequence ATGAGTGAGAAAGATGTACAATTTTATTTAGTACGAGAAGATATTTTGCCAGATGCTATGAAGAAGACGCTCGAGGTGAAAGCGCTGCTCGAACGAGGAAAGACAGATTCAGTGGCAGAAGCTGTACAAACGGTTGGATTGAGCCGTAGTGCATTCTATAAATACCGTGATTGTATCTTCCCGTTTCATACGATGATGAAAGAAAAGATTATTTCCTTGTTTTTTCATCTTGAAGATCGTTCAGGCGCACTTTCAAACTTACTAGCAGTTGTAGCAGAAATGGGCTGTAATGTGTTAACGATTCATCAGACGATCCCGCTTCAAGGTAAAGCTAATGTCACCTTGTCACTCAACACACAAGGGATGCATAGTGATTTGAACGCATTACTAAGCCAGTTGAGACAATTAGAATTCGTTGAAAAAGTCGAAATTTTGGGAACAGGAGCATAA
- a CDS encoding YhcN/YlaJ family sporulation lipoprotein yields the protein MIKKKTLMTLSTAFLLGGLVGCAQDNEALDTRYNDTTQPIGYYTNNDDSRGFGWGMGDYTTRYTNQERGDTDRYMNRGMRNNATPQAGEYKRKDVNYYGQMNNSLDGRANKSYYNNYNGKMAESISRTVSEMNNIDDCRAVVTRDTVLVAVDTNDNNVKDVENKVRAKVEQMANGKNVRVVTDERMYDRVTNIDNRLRDGAGMREVRSDLRGVMDDLGNAITRPFENNAR from the coding sequence ATGATAAAAAAGAAAACGTTAATGACACTTTCAACTGCATTTTTGCTTGGTGGTCTTGTAGGGTGTGCCCAAGATAATGAAGCACTTGATACTCGTTACAATGACACAACACAGCCGATTGGTTATTACACAAATAACGACGATAGCCGTGGCTTTGGTTGGGGTATGGGTGACTATACAACACGTTATACAAATCAAGAGCGTGGCGATACTGACCGCTATATGAACCGTGGTATGCGTAATAACGCTACACCTCAAGCTGGGGAGTACAAGCGTAAAGATGTCAACTATTACGGTCAAATGAATAATTCATTAGATGGTCGTGCTAACAAGTCTTATTACAACAATTACAACGGGAAAATGGCTGAAAGTATTTCACGCACAGTTTCTGAAATGAACAATATTGATGACTGTCGTGCAGTCGTTACTCGTGACACCGTGCTTGTTGCTGTTGATACGAACGATAACAACGTAAAAGATGTTGAAAACAAAGTTCGCGCAAAGGTTGAACAAATGGCAAACGGTAAAAACGTACGTGTCGTAACAGATGAACGCATGTATGACCGTGTCACAAACATCGACAACCGTCTTCGCGACGGAGCAGGCATGCGTGAAGTCCGCTCAGACCTCCGTGGTGTTATGGATGATTTAGGCAACGCAATCACACGTCCATTCGAAAACAACGCCCGCTAA